CCCGCAGAGAAATCAATCGGTAGTGACGCCGACTGGGAGAGGGCGACTCAGGCTTTGATCGAGGCTCTGGGAAAGAATGGCCTGGAATATCAGGTTAATGCCGGAGACGGGGCCTTTTACGGTCCCAAGATAGATGTTAAACTTAAAGATGCGCTGGGGCGTGAGTGGCAGTGTGCGACCATCCAGTGCGATTTTACCTTGCCCGAACGTTTTGATTTGAGTTATATAGGGGCCGATGGAGATAAACACCGTCCGGTCATGCTGCATCGGGTTATTCTGGGGTCGATCGAGCGTTTTATCGGAATTCTTATCGAGCATTACGCCGGGGCATTTCCGTTGTGGTTGGCTCCTGAGCAGGTACGGGTGTTGACGGTTACCGAAGCTCATAATGAGTACGGGCGGGAGGTGGCCGATAATTTGCAGGCCGCCGGCATTCGGGTTTTCGCTGATCTGCGCAACGAAAAGCTCGGTAAAAAAATCCGCGAAGCCCAGCTCGACAAGATTCCTTATATGTTGGTGATCGGGGAGCAGGAAGTTTCTTCCCGGAGCGTGTCTCCGCGCCTGCGTGAACAAGGCGAAACCCTGGAAAGTCAAAGTCTCGAAGATTTTATCAAGCATCTGCGCAATGAGTTAAAGGCCGCTGAACTATAAGTATGTAGTTGTCGACAGTTATGTCAGGAGGTTTCCCATAGTTGCTGAAAAAGTAAGAGTCAATCGTCAGATTAAAATCCCACAGGTAAGACTGATTGGTGATGGCGGCGAACAGGTCGGGGTTGTTGATACCAATGAGGCGGTAGCCTACGCCGAGGCGCGGGGGCTTGATCTGGTGGAAGTCTCTCCGCAGGCGACTCCGCCGGTCTGCAAGGTAATGGATTACGGAAAGTTTAAATATCAGCAAAGTAAAAGGGCGCAGGAAGCCAAGAAAAAACAGACCGTAATTCAGGTTAAAGAGATCAAGATGCGACCCGGTACCGATGTTCACGA
This sequence is a window from Pseudomonadota bacterium. Protein-coding genes within it:
- a CDS encoding translation initiation factor IF-3: MVAEKVRVNRQIKIPQVRLIGDGGEQVGVVDTNEAVAYAEARGLDLVEVSPQATPPVCKVMDYGKFKYQQSKRAQEAKKKQTVIQVKEIKMRPGTDVHDIEVKTRSIIRFLEDGDKVKVTIRFRGREMAYAEQGHDLLVKVAEQVKEYGVVEQHAKREGRQLMMVLGPAKKTK